In Methanobacteriaceae archaeon, the following proteins share a genomic window:
- a CDS encoding molybdopterin dinucleotide binding domain-containing protein has protein sequence MMRVILNTGRTVWQGQAIESGKDLEMYVDAAAIAHMSAEMMSQLGIKPEDNIEVISNFGNVVVKIVATKETLPEGMIYMPMGPWANRVIDPETNSTATPSFKNIPVEILPTDKPVLDMPTLMKVYNKVGQI, from the coding sequence ATGATGAGGGTTATTTTAAACACTGGAAGAACTGTATGGCAGGGACAAGCCATAGAATCTGGTAAAGATCTGGAAATGTATGTGGACGCAGCAGCTATTGCCCATATGAGTGCAGAAATGATGAGCCAGCTTGGTATAAAACCTGAAGATAACATTGAAGTTATTTCTAACTTTGGAAATGTGGTAGTTAAAATTGTAGCAACCAAAGAAACTCTCCCAGAAGGAATGATTTACATGCCTATGGGCCCTTGGGCGAACCGGGTTATTGACCCGGAGACCAATTCAACTGCAACTCCAAGTTTCAAAAATATCCCAGTAGAGATTTTACCTACTGATAAGCCTGTACTGGATATGCCTACTTTAATGAAAGTCTATAACAAGGTAGGGCAAATTTAA
- a CDS encoding 4Fe-4S binding protein, giving the protein MAIGLKAYREICHGCGNCVVACPVNSLRSPEVAGGKGPTDDVDIIMIVEDGAVQLKNPDLCGKCGTCMEACPVEAIKLEEL; this is encoded by the coding sequence ATGGCAATCGGATTAAAAGCATACCGAGAAATATGCCACGGTTGTGGTAACTGTGTTGTAGCCTGCCCTGTAAACTCTCTTAGAAGCCCAGAAGTGGCTGGAGGAAAGGGTCCTACTGACGATGTAGATATTATCATGATCGTTGAAGATGGCGCAGTACAACTTAAAAATCCTGATCTATGTGGAAAATGCGGAACTTGCATGGAAGCTTGTCCTGTAGAGGCCATAAAATTGGAGGAATTATGA
- a CDS encoding 4Fe-4S binding protein has protein sequence METTELLDGKDITVERAGEEDRVLIFKNNFCAVCGLCESICPVSAIETNPTGAMVRTEQDASKLDIDGAKCVLCGMCSSICPFQALELQIDGVSIKEIAGYPHIIKSADIDDDECINCKACETACPQDAITITRELPSRAELITGEIDIDKDTCISCGMCEEMCPVDAIELDHQMPTSDNPVVATDINVDTDKCVHCGICKRICPVDAITQVCRICPYGEYEIAEPEITGTSYIDPELCVNCTWCQEICPVDAAKVTKPFEGELKIDSETCQGCETCVMVCPCNVLSFPKSIKSGVNAEKLHKDERFCIYCGACGKSCPVNAIEVKRTKINYTPTKSKAWKKAFESLEN, from the coding sequence ATGGAAACAACTGAACTATTAGATGGTAAAGATATTACTGTGGAGAGAGCAGGCGAAGAAGACCGAGTACTCATATTCAAAAACAATTTCTGTGCTGTTTGTGGATTGTGTGAAAGCATATGTCCAGTAAGTGCCATTGAAACCAACCCTACTGGTGCAATGGTGAGAACAGAGCAAGACGCAAGTAAGTTAGATATTGATGGGGCAAAGTGCGTTCTTTGTGGAATGTGTAGTTCCATATGTCCTTTCCAAGCTTTAGAACTGCAAATTGATGGTGTATCAATAAAAGAGATTGCTGGATATCCTCATATTATTAAATCTGCTGATATTGATGATGATGAGTGTATTAACTGTAAAGCATGTGAAACCGCATGCCCTCAGGATGCTATAACTATTACTCGTGAATTACCTTCCCGAGCAGAACTCATTACTGGAGAAATAGATATAGACAAAGATACTTGTATTTCCTGTGGAATGTGTGAAGAAATGTGTCCGGTTGATGCTATAGAACTTGATCATCAAATGCCTACTTCAGACAACCCTGTAGTGGCTACTGATATTAATGTTGATACTGACAAGTGTGTGCACTGTGGAATCTGTAAGAGAATCTGCCCTGTAGATGCTATTACTCAAGTTTGTCGTATCTGCCCTTATGGTGAATACGAAATTGCTGAACCAGAAATAACTGGAACTTCTTACATTGACCCAGAATTATGTGTAAACTGTACCTGGTGCCAGGAAATCTGCCCAGTCGATGCAGCTAAAGTCACCAAGCCTTTTGAAGGGGAATTAAAAATTGACTCTGAAACCTGTCAAGGCTGTGAAACATGTGTAATGGTTTGCCCATGTAACGTGCTTTCATTCCCTAAATCTATTAAATCAGGAGTAAACGCAGAAAAACTACACAAAGATGAAAGATTCTGTATTTATTGTGGAGCATGTGGAAAATCATGCCCGGTCAATGCTATTGAAGTTAAACGGACCAAGATAAACTACACCCCAACTAAATCAAAAGCCTGGAAAAAGGCCTTTGAATCTTTAGAAAATTAA
- a CDS encoding 4Fe-4S binding protein, which produces MPKHIVSGLKYIAAVNLRKQGQTQREIAQALDMDRSTVSHYLNGRNLSWNSIEVAEMVTNFCPKDFLILTHALLKDTERTRTIIQTCTDSKFKGAIRNSCIGCGLCVDTCLMKAIVLNDLKAHINYEWCCGCLICVEMCPTNSIEIKEVVD; this is translated from the coding sequence ATGCCCAAACATATAGTTTCTGGATTAAAATATATCGCAGCTGTCAACCTGAGGAAACAAGGCCAAACTCAGAGAGAGATAGCGCAAGCGCTGGACATGGATAGATCTACTGTTTCTCATTATTTGAATGGAAGAAACCTTTCTTGGAATTCCATAGAAGTTGCGGAAATGGTAACCAATTTTTGTCCCAAAGATTTTTTAATTTTAACCCATGCTCTTTTAAAAGATACTGAGCGGACCAGGACCATAATCCAGACCTGCACCGACTCAAAATTTAAAGGAGCAATTCGAAATTCTTGTATTGGGTGCGGCCTTTGTGTGGACACGTGTTTAATGAAGGCCATCGTGTTGAACGACTTAAAGGCGCATATAAATTACGAATGGTGTTGCGGATGCCTGATTTGTGTGGAAATGTGCCCGACCAACTCGATAGAAATTAAGGAGGTAGTAGATTGA
- the fdhF gene encoding formate dehydrogenase subunit alpha, translating into MKKKIKFLMDGLEFEALEGTTILQSAIENGIYIPNLCYNSQVKPYGACRLCLVENAEGRLITACENWVEEGMDIKTDTKELNQTRKMLVSLLIANHERNCLSCAQSDNCRLQEVAAYLKVDEKEMENFRLSLSDIPLDESNPFFIRDLKKCILCGVCVQTCADILGVNAIDFGYRGYETKIITFGDRDILDSNCVSCGECVVACPVGALVPKAVLEPSREIKTTCTYCGVGCGIYLGVRGNQITGVRGDPQGPANKGRLCVKGRYGFNFVNNPERLEKPLIKREGVFEEVEWEEALDVVAEKLLEYCQSEFDENQYQKSQFAAISSAKCTNEENYIFQKFARVLMKSPHIDHCARLCHAPSVVGLSMSIGSGAMTNSIDEISQAGCIMAIGTNTTGSHPVIALEVVKAAKSGSKLIVINPQEIDLCKHADLFLQQYPGTDVALLMGMARVIWEENLYDKEFVEKRTENLEPFLESLEKLNLDEIEQITGVNQEKIRGAARIYATEGPSSMLYAMGITQHTHGTENVLAISNLALLTGNLGKLNAGVNPLRGQNNVQGSCDMGALPNVLTGYQSVEDEYVIQKFQEYWNSDLSPVKGMILPEILENAVEGKIKAVYIMGENPLLSEPDIQNVKKAMENLEFLVVQDIFLTETAQLADVVLPAASFAEKEGTFTNTERRVQLIRRAVKSPGLAKPDWWIISQLARKMEEKLSTERESDESDALNLLKSQFTYQSAGEIFREMAEITPIYHGISHARLEKEGIQWPCPDENHPGTPTLHQEKFNTPSGLGKFHPLEYRLPSEVASEEYPLILTTGRSLYQYHTGTMTRKIEGMDKLEKPATVEINPYDADDRNIQENDLVEIESRRGKIKLNAKISDHIQKGTLFMTFHYKEAPANCLTNPERDPISGIPELKISAVQVQKL; encoded by the coding sequence ATGAAGAAAAAAATAAAGTTTTTAATGGATGGATTGGAGTTTGAAGCACTGGAAGGAACTACTATCCTACAATCTGCCATAGAAAATGGTATTTATATTCCAAATCTTTGCTATAACTCTCAGGTCAAACCTTACGGGGCCTGTCGTTTGTGTCTGGTGGAAAATGCCGAGGGCCGACTGATCACTGCCTGTGAGAACTGGGTGGAAGAGGGCATGGATATTAAAACTGATACTAAAGAACTAAATCAGACTCGAAAGATGTTAGTATCTCTTTTAATTGCCAACCACGAGAGAAATTGTCTCTCCTGTGCCCAATCAGATAATTGTAGGCTTCAGGAAGTGGCCGCCTATTTGAAGGTGGATGAGAAGGAGATGGAAAACTTCAGATTATCCCTTTCCGACATACCCTTGGATGAGTCCAACCCCTTCTTTATAAGGGATCTTAAAAAGTGTATTCTCTGTGGGGTCTGTGTACAAACCTGTGCGGATATTTTAGGAGTAAATGCCATTGATTTCGGTTACCGGGGCTATGAAACCAAGATAATTACCTTTGGAGATAGGGACATCCTTGATTCTAACTGTGTTTCCTGCGGAGAGTGCGTGGTGGCCTGTCCAGTAGGGGCCCTGGTTCCCAAAGCCGTACTAGAACCATCCCGGGAAATCAAAACCACCTGCACCTATTGTGGTGTGGGATGCGGAATCTACCTGGGAGTCCGGGGAAATCAAATCACGGGAGTCCGAGGAGACCCTCAAGGACCAGCCAATAAAGGACGACTGTGTGTCAAGGGAAGATATGGGTTTAATTTTGTCAACAATCCAGAAAGACTCGAAAAACCACTTATTAAAAGAGAAGGTGTTTTTGAGGAAGTGGAATGGGAAGAAGCTCTGGATGTGGTGGCTGAAAAATTATTAGAATATTGCCAAAGCGAATTTGACGAAAATCAGTACCAAAAAAGTCAGTTTGCTGCTATTTCCTCGGCTAAATGCACCAATGAAGAGAATTACATCTTTCAAAAGTTCGCCAGGGTTTTAATGAAGTCCCCGCACATTGACCACTGCGCCCGTTTGTGTCACGCCCCCTCGGTGGTGGGACTTTCCATGAGCATCGGCAGCGGGGCCATGACCAATTCCATAGATGAAATATCCCAAGCTGGATGTATAATGGCCATTGGAACCAACACCACAGGTAGCCATCCGGTTATTGCTTTGGAAGTGGTAAAGGCTGCAAAAAGTGGTTCTAAACTTATTGTAATAAATCCTCAGGAAATTGATCTATGTAAGCATGCTGATTTATTCCTTCAGCAATATCCCGGAACTGACGTGGCCCTTTTAATGGGCATGGCCCGGGTCATATGGGAAGAAAACTTGTATGATAAGGAATTCGTAGAAAAAAGGACTGAAAACCTGGAACCATTCCTAGAATCCCTGGAAAAACTGAATTTGGACGAGATAGAACAAATTACTGGGGTTAATCAAGAAAAAATTAGAGGGGCGGCCAGAATATACGCCACTGAGGGACCTTCTTCTATGCTCTATGCCATGGGCATCACTCAGCACACCCACGGAACTGAAAATGTTCTGGCCATAAGCAATTTGGCTCTTTTAACTGGGAATCTGGGTAAATTGAATGCAGGGGTCAATCCACTTAGGGGGCAGAATAATGTACAGGGTTCCTGTGATATGGGGGCCCTCCCTAATGTTCTCACCGGTTACCAATCTGTGGAAGATGAATATGTAATTCAAAAATTTCAGGAATATTGGAATTCTGATTTAAGTCCGGTTAAGGGCATGATTTTACCAGAGATACTGGAAAATGCAGTGGAAGGAAAGATAAAAGCAGTTTATATCATGGGGGAAAATCCCCTCTTAAGTGAACCGGACATTCAGAACGTTAAAAAGGCTATGGAAAACCTGGAATTTCTGGTGGTACAGGACATATTCTTAACAGAAACTGCCCAGCTGGCGGACGTGGTTTTACCTGCAGCATCATTTGCTGAGAAGGAAGGAACTTTTACCAATACTGAAAGAAGGGTGCAACTCATAAGGCGGGCTGTAAAATCTCCGGGCCTGGCTAAACCAGACTGGTGGATAATTTCCCAACTGGCCCGTAAGATGGAAGAAAAACTTTCAACTGAAAGAGAATCTGATGAATCAGACGCCCTGAACCTCCTTAAATCTCAATTTACTTACCAATCTGCTGGAGAAATATTCAGGGAAATGGCAGAAATAACTCCCATATACCACGGTATTTCACATGCCCGACTGGAAAAAGAAGGCATACAATGGCCCTGTCCTGATGAAAACCATCCTGGAACTCCCACACTGCATCAGGAAAAATTTAATACTCCTAGTGGACTGGGCAAATTTCACCCTCTGGAATACCGTCTTCCATCAGAGGTGGCCAGTGAAGAATATCCTTTAATTCTCACCACCGGCCGTAGCCTGTATCAGTATCACACCGGCACCATGACTCGGAAGATTGAGGGCATGGATAAACTGGAAAAGCCAGCAACTGTGGAGATTAATCCCTATGATGCAGATGATAGGAATATTCAGGAAAATGACCTGGTGGAAATCGAATCCAGGCGTGGCAAAATCAAACTTAATGCCAAAATCAGCGACCATATTCAGAAAGGAACATTATTCATGACCTTTCATTATAAAGAAGCCCCGGCCAACTGTCTCACTAATCCAGAAAGAGATCCTATTTCAGGCATTCCTGAGCTAAAAATTTCTGCAGTTCAGGTGCAGAAATTATAG
- the mobB gene encoding molybdopterin-guanine dinucleotide biosynthesis protein B, translated as MKILGVMGTKDTGKTTLVTKIVEKLVQKQYKVGTAKYSHVTFDLADRDTGRHRQAGAQIVIGTGKETFILFDHPQELEKIISTIEFNDGLDFLILEGFKTSKFAKFSVSDLKDEYTIQQVDVNTMDEDKIDELVKLVEERSYGLLQDLNCGKCGFDSCYEFATAKVQGQAPDVDCKSQFRQALLQVNGQRIPLNPFVQNIISKTVTGMVDSLDKDSESLDSIELMVRHKKK; from the coding sequence ATGAAAATATTAGGAGTCATGGGAACCAAAGATACCGGTAAAACAACTTTAGTGACTAAAATTGTTGAAAAACTGGTTCAAAAACAATATAAAGTGGGAACGGCCAAATACAGCCACGTTACATTTGACCTAGCTGATAGAGACACTGGTAGACACCGCCAGGCCGGTGCTCAAATCGTGATTGGGACGGGAAAAGAGACTTTTATTCTATTTGACCATCCACAGGAACTGGAAAAAATTATCTCCACCATCGAGTTCAATGACGGGCTGGACTTTCTAATACTAGAAGGATTTAAGACCTCGAAATTTGCCAAGTTTTCTGTTTCTGATTTAAAAGACGAATACACCATCCAGCAGGTTGATGTAAATACTATGGACGAAGATAAAATTGATGAACTGGTTAAGCTGGTTGAAGAGAGGAGTTACGGCCTCTTGCAGGATCTTAACTGTGGGAAGTGTGGTTTTGACTCCTGCTATGAATTCGCCACCGCCAAGGTACAGGGCCAGGCCCCAGATGTTGACTGTAAGAGTCAGTTTAGGCAGGCCTTATTGCAAGTCAATGGTCAGAGGATACCTTTAAACCCCTTTGTACAAAATATAATCTCTAAAACCGTTACGGGGATGGTGGATTCCCTGGACAAAGACTCGGAGTCACTGGACAGCATCGAGTTAATGGTGCGCCATAAGAAGAAATAG
- a CDS encoding methyltransferase domain-containing protein translates to MTIKDFDGNVDAQYLQAMAQMLQDLKETSYQMMNLKKDSIVLDVGCGPGVDAYNISQILSAEGRIIGLDNDPQMIKEAENNYNESNLEFVPGDVKNLPYPDEFFDAVRAERLFQVLPEEFDHTEVLQEMMRVTKNGGAIVLADADWGSASVGYDDYELTNRLLHFFANVCRPNGFSGREFLGLMKRNGLEVVDMESQPVITLDFHETVFGEWLTREALEHDVATPEEMDAWNKDLHEKSEKGEFYSCINMVMVAGIK, encoded by the coding sequence ATGACTATCAAAGATTTTGACGGCAATGTGGATGCCCAGTATTTGCAGGCCATGGCACAAATGCTGCAGGATTTGAAAGAAACCTCTTACCAGATGATGAATTTAAAAAAAGATAGCATAGTACTGGATGTAGGGTGTGGGCCTGGAGTGGACGCTTATAATATCTCCCAAATATTATCTGCTGAAGGTAGAATAATTGGTCTGGATAACGATCCCCAAATGATCAAAGAAGCTGAGAATAATTATAATGAATCTAATCTGGAATTTGTCCCGGGCGATGTTAAAAATCTCCCCTACCCCGATGAATTTTTCGATGCTGTGCGTGCAGAAAGGCTCTTTCAGGTGCTTCCAGAAGAATTTGACCATACTGAGGTCCTGCAGGAGATGATGCGAGTCACCAAAAATGGTGGGGCCATAGTCCTGGCGGATGCTGACTGGGGTTCTGCCTCGGTGGGCTATGATGACTACGAACTCACCAACCGACTTTTGCATTTCTTTGCCAATGTCTGCCGGCCCAACGGATTTTCAGGAAGGGAATTCTTGGGACTGATGAAGAGAAACGGGCTGGAAGTGGTAGATATGGAATCCCAACCGGTTATAACCCTGGACTTCCATGAAACTGTCTTTGGTGAGTGGTTGACCCGGGAGGCACTGGAGCATGATGTGGCCACCCCCGAAGAAATGGATGCCTGGAATAAGGATCTCCATGAGAAAAGCGAAAAGGGCGAATTTTATTCCTGTATAAATATGGTTATGGTGGCGGGGATTAAATAA
- the moaA gene encoding GTP 3',8-cyclase MoaA: protein MEIENKVQDPFKRPVISLRISITSRCNVNCLYCHHDGIMPQTEEMTADEIFRIAQVARRIGIRKIRLSGGEPLIRPDIVEIVEKISTLDFKDVSITTNGTLMERYAEKLVKSGLNRVNVSLDTLNPETYKFITTKNYLESAKNGIRAAAQAGMDPVKVNMVVMKDLNHEEIWDMFNFCKENNAVLQLIELLKTESCPDTEFIDQYHYEMEDLEEELAQTADKVKTRDFMQDRKKYYVDDGEIEIVKPMDNTEFCKNCTRLRITPDGKIKPCLLRNDNLVDIIGAIRNGADMEELKKIFIDAIDNREPYYGGC from the coding sequence ATGGAAATAGAAAATAAAGTCCAGGACCCATTTAAAAGGCCAGTGATTTCCCTCAGGATATCCATAACCAGCCGCTGCAATGTGAATTGCCTTTACTGTCACCACGATGGCATAATGCCTCAAACTGAGGAAATGACCGCGGACGAGATATTCAGAATAGCTCAAGTGGCCCGAAGGATAGGTATTCGCAAGATAAGACTCTCTGGAGGAGAGCCACTTATCAGGCCAGACATAGTGGAGATTGTAGAGAAAATATCTACCCTGGACTTTAAAGACGTTTCCATAACCACCAATGGGACACTAATGGAACGCTATGCTGAAAAACTGGTAAAATCTGGGCTAAATCGGGTGAATGTAAGTCTGGACACCCTCAATCCAGAAACCTATAAATTCATCACCACTAAGAATTACCTGGAAAGTGCTAAAAATGGAATAAGAGCCGCAGCTCAGGCCGGTATGGACCCGGTTAAAGTGAACATGGTGGTTATGAAGGACCTCAACCACGAGGAAATATGGGACATGTTTAACTTCTGTAAGGAAAATAATGCAGTTTTGCAACTCATAGAACTTTTAAAAACAGAAAGCTGTCCGGATACGGAATTCATAGACCAGTACCACTATGAAATGGAAGACCTAGAAGAAGAACTGGCCCAAACCGCCGATAAGGTCAAGACCAGGGACTTCATGCAGGATCGAAAGAAGTACTACGTGGATGACGGGGAAATAGAGATTGTTAAACCCATGGATAACACCGAGTTTTGTAAAAACTGTACTCGTTTGCGTATAACCCCTGATGGGAAGATTAAACCATGTTTACTGCGGAATGATAATTTAGTAGATATTATTGGGGCCATTCGGAATGGTGCGGATATGGAAGAGCTGAAGAAGATCTTCATTGATGCAATTGACAATAGAGAGCCTTATTATGGTGGTTGTTGA
- a CDS encoding class I SAM-dependent methyltransferase has product MNKQQYEFYYKTNSLIYGLRIMGIISLAASLVLFFNTWWPYLQVLSLTFILLAVNFVIGSMVARKVISPDYMVLPFVDLFSSPNDLVLDAGCGAGRVTIEVAKLLKNGQIVALDLFDPQVDSMSGGRDLLEKNLEIAGISNRVRIVQGDVTHMEFEDNSFDSAVSALLLNNLGPAKLSGLAELFRVLKKGGKLLVIVPVPGLHTFAVMSVFSLLMTSKKEWRSLFDQAGFRLLEEGDINFGRYFLLEK; this is encoded by the coding sequence ATGAACAAACAACAATATGAATTCTATTATAAGACCAATAGTCTCATTTATGGCCTTAGGATTATGGGAATAATCTCTCTGGCGGCCAGTTTAGTGCTATTTTTCAATACCTGGTGGCCTTATCTACAGGTTCTATCACTGACCTTTATTTTACTGGCTGTAAACTTTGTTATAGGGAGTATGGTGGCCCGCAAGGTAATCTCTCCCGATTATATGGTCCTTCCCTTTGTTGATTTATTTTCCTCACCAAATGACTTGGTCCTGGATGCCGGGTGTGGCGCCGGCCGGGTAACCATTGAAGTGGCCAAATTATTGAAAAATGGACAGATAGTGGCCCTGGATCTCTTTGATCCCCAGGTGGACTCCATGTCTGGTGGAAGGGATTTGCTGGAGAAAAATCTGGAAATTGCGGGAATAAGTAACCGGGTTCGCATAGTCCAGGGGGATGTAACTCACATGGAATTTGAGGATAATAGCTTTGATTCAGCGGTCAGCGCCCTTTTGTTGAATAATTTAGGTCCGGCCAAACTTTCTGGATTGGCTGAGTTGTTCAGGGTTCTTAAAAAAGGTGGAAAATTACTGGTTATTGTTCCGGTGCCGGGCCTGCACACCTTTGCCGTGATGAGTGTATTTTCTTTATTAATGACCTCTAAAAAGGAATGGAGATCTCTCTTTGACCAGGCCGGTTTCAGGTTGTTGGAAGAAGGAGATATTAATTTTGGCCGGTATTTTTTATTGGAGAAATAA
- a CDS encoding NAD(P)-dependent alcohol dehydrogenase, with protein sequence MKAIVCTEYGSPDVLQLKEVAQPVPQDNEVLIRVHATTVTTADSMMRRGESMVSRIILGLRKPRKKFKIPGLELAGEIESIGKDVKRFNKGDQVYGFTGFGPGAYAEYKCMSEEGSLVLKPTNMAYEEAAAVVDGASTALFFLKEKANIQSGEKVLINGASGSIGTFAVQIAKYFGAEVTGVCSSSNVELVKSLGADKVIDYTQEDFTRKGEKYDIIFDTVGKSSFSHCKDSLNKNGRYLVTVMGLTPILQTLWTRVIGSKKVIFDMSVEKTKSLTFIKELIEEGKLKPVIDRCYPLEQIADAHRHVEKGHKKGNVVISVGNNNPA encoded by the coding sequence ATGAAAGCGATTGTATGCACCGAATACGGATCACCAGATGTTTTGCAACTCAAAGAGGTAGCTCAACCTGTTCCCCAGGATAATGAAGTACTGATAAGAGTACATGCCACCACAGTAACTACCGCTGACAGCATGATGCGGAGGGGTGAATCCATGGTTAGCAGGATCATTTTGGGCCTTAGAAAACCCAGAAAGAAATTCAAAATACCAGGCCTGGAGCTAGCCGGGGAAATTGAATCCATAGGTAAAGATGTAAAACGATTCAATAAAGGCGATCAGGTCTATGGATTCACTGGTTTTGGACCGGGTGCTTATGCCGAGTACAAATGCATGAGTGAAGAAGGATCACTAGTACTAAAACCTACCAATATGGCCTATGAAGAAGCGGCCGCTGTAGTTGATGGAGCATCAACCGCCTTGTTTTTCCTCAAAGAAAAGGCAAACATCCAAAGCGGAGAAAAAGTCCTTATCAATGGTGCCTCAGGAAGTATAGGTACTTTTGCAGTACAAATTGCCAAATACTTTGGGGCAGAGGTCACCGGGGTATGTAGCAGCTCAAATGTAGAACTGGTAAAATCTCTGGGTGCCGATAAAGTAATTGATTACACTCAAGAAGATTTTACCAGAAAAGGTGAAAAATATGATATTATTTTTGACACGGTAGGCAAGAGCTCATTTTCACATTGTAAGGATTCACTAAATAAAAATGGACGCTATCTGGTGACGGTAATGGGGCTTACACCAATTTTACAAACGCTATGGACCAGAGTGATAGGCAGTAAAAAAGTAATATTTGACATGTCAGTTGAAAAAACTAAATCTCTGACTTTTATTAAAGAGCTTATTGAGGAAGGAAAACTTAAACCAGTGATAGATAGGTGCTATCCATTGGAACAGATTGCTGATGCTCACCGGCATGTTGAGAAAGGGCACAAAAAGGGGAATGTGGTCATTAGTGTGGGAAACAATAATCCTGCCTAG
- a CDS encoding DUF2812 domain-containing protein, which produces MKEVKNVWHWWWGWNTPKVENWLEEMEKNGWNLTKVDFAQIRFSFKKGKVRKMRYCWDYPAFPGDNYFELFKEDGWESMDNKMGPWFIWRKPYDDDADERPNIYTDTKSLIERNNRQIRTVIFGVLVTLFLIALVSIVNFSFSKWISALLFLSMVFYGYIIVQLCQYNKKLKTNAIKC; this is translated from the coding sequence ATGAAAGAAGTTAAAAATGTGTGGCACTGGTGGTGGGGCTGGAACACTCCGAAAGTAGAAAATTGGTTGGAAGAAATGGAAAAGAATGGTTGGAATCTGACTAAAGTCGATTTTGCCCAAATTAGGTTCAGTTTTAAGAAAGGAAAAGTGAGGAAAATGAGATATTGTTGGGATTATCCTGCGTTTCCTGGAGATAATTATTTTGAGCTTTTCAAAGAAGATGGTTGGGAATCAATGGATAATAAAATGGGACCATGGTTTATTTGGCGTAAACCCTATGATGATGATGCTGATGAAAGGCCCAACATCTACACCGATACAAAATCATTAATTGAAAGAAACAATCGTCAAATCAGGACGGTCATCTTTGGAGTGTTAGTAACTCTATTTTTAATAGCCCTAGTTTCAATTGTCAATTTCAGTTTTTCTAAATGGATTTCCGCACTTTTATTCCTGTCCATGGTCTTTTATGGCTACATAATAGTACAATTATGCCAATATAATAAAAAACTAAAAACAAATGCCATTAAATGTTAA
- a CDS encoding PadR family transcriptional regulator produces the protein MDTKILQKKYLPLTEAAYYVLISLNKPRHGYGIMQHVNEITNGRINIGAGTMYGNLSRMEKEGLIIPVAEESRKKVYELSEKGKTVQKLELERLEELLSLGKTEMGDS, from the coding sequence ATGGATACTAAAATATTACAAAAAAAGTATTTACCTTTAACAGAAGCAGCTTATTATGTTCTTATTTCTCTAAATAAGCCACGGCATGGTTATGGGATAATGCAACACGTTAACGAAATTACCAATGGACGTATTAATATCGGGGCGGGAACTATGTATGGAAATCTGTCCCGAATGGAAAAAGAAGGATTAATAATTCCAGTTGCTGAAGAAAGTCGTAAAAAAGTCTATGAACTCAGTGAAAAAGGTAAAACTGTGCAAAAACTTGAACTTGAACGTTTAGAAGAGCTTCTGAGTCTTGGCAAAACCGAAATGGGGGATTCATAA